DNA from Nocardioides yefusunii:
GCGCGGATGGCGTCGTCGTTGCCCGGGATCGGGAAGTCGACGGTGTCGGGGTCGCAGTTGGTGTCCAGGATGCCGATGATCGGGATCCGCAGCTTGCGGGCCTCCTCGACAGCCAGGTGCTCCTTGTTGGTGTCGACGATCCAGATCGCGGCGGGAACGCGGGACATCTCGCGGATACCACCGAGGGACTTGTTCAGCTTGTCGCGCTCGCGACGCATCTGAAGCAGTTCCTTCTTGGTGCGCGAGGAGCTGGCGACGTCGTCGAAGTCGATCTCGTCGAGCTCCTTCAGGCGGGCGATACGGGTCGCGACCGTCTGGAAGTTGGTCAGCATACCGCCGAGCCAGCGCTGGTTGACGTAGGGCATGCCGACGCGGGTGGCCTGCTCAGCAATGGCCTCCTGGGCCTGCTTCTTGGTACCCACGAACATGATCTGACCACCCTTGGCCACCGTCTCCTTGACGAAGGCGTAGGCGCGGTCGATGTAACCCAGCGACTGCTGAAGGTCGATGATGTAGATGCCGTTGCGCTCGGTGAGGATGAAGCGCTTCATCTTCGGGTTCCAGCGACGGGTCTGGTGTCCGAAGTGGACGCCGCTGTCGAGCAGCTGGCGCATGGTCACGACTGCCATGATGTGTCTCCTTGTGGGACGCGCACGACGAGCCCGCACAGGTGTGCGGGCAACGGTGCTGCGTCAGGTTTTCAGTTCATGCTCCCGACGGATGCCGGTCGCCCTGGTGCCCCGTGCCGGCCGATCCACCGTGGTGTCTCCACCGGGTGGAACTGAGGACGGCACCCGCGTGAGCCGTGGGCCGGAGGGCCCGCGACGCGGCGAGAGGGCACGCGTAGTCAGCCCGTGAGGGCTGCGCCGACAAGAGTACGCCACCGCACGACGACGGAGCGAATTGATCCCGACCTCCTCCGAGCACCGGATCCGACGGCTGTGAGCAGCCCTGCAGGACCACTTCGCACGCACAGGCACGACACCCCCGCAGCATCGGGGACCTCCTCCCCAGGGCATCGGCGTCGCGACGCCGTCGGGCTCCCGGGAGGCCACGCTCCGACCATGACCCGACCTGCCCGGCTGCGCTCCCCCGTCCCTCTCGCCCTGGCCTGTGCCGTTCTGCTCGGTGGGCCGCCCGCGGAGGCGGTCCCGGAGCGGGCCGTCGGGTCGTGGCCGCTGACCGGGCGCCCCACCCTCGTCGAGCCGTTCCGGGCCCCGGACGTGCGGTGGGGCACCGGGCACCGCGGTGTCGACCTGCTCGGGGTGGCCGGGCAGCCGGTGCACGCGGCGCTGTCCGGGACGGTGGTGTTCGCCGGGGTCGTCGCCGGAGTTCCCGGGGTGAGCCTCCAGCACGATGACGGCACCCGGAGCACCTACCAACCGGTGGTGACGACGCTGCGGGTCGGGGACGTCGTCAGGCGCGGCAAGCAGGTGGGGACCCTGACGCCGGTGGGCTCGCACTGTGCGCCGATGCTGTGCCTGCACTGGGGTCTGCGGACCGGTACCGGTCGTGACCTCGTCTACCTGGATCCGCTGACGCTGGTGGCGGTGCCCCGGGTCCGGCTGCTCCCGCTCACGGGCTGAGCGCTCAGATCTCGCGCCAGATCAGGCGCCAGATCAGGCGCGGGGGTGGGCCTGACGGTAGGCGGTGCGCAGCCGGTCGGTGCTGACGTGGGTGTAGATCTGTGTGGTCGACAGCGAGGCGTGTCCCAGCAGTTCCTGGACCGAACGGAGGTCGGCGCCACCTTCGAGCAGGTGGGTCGCTGCGGTGTGCCGGAATCCGTGCGGCCCCATGTCGGGGGCCCCGGGAACTGCTGCGACCCGACGGTGCACGAGGTCGCGTACGACCCGCTGGTCCAGGCGTCCTCCCCGGGCGCCCAGGAAGAGAGCGGGGCCGGAACGGTGCGTGGCGAGGGCCGGCCTGCCCTGGGTACGCCACAGCTGCAGCGCCCGCGCCGCGGGGAGCCCGAACGGCACCGTGCGTTCCTTGCTTCCCTTGCCCATGACCCGCACGACCCGACGTTCGTCGTCCACGTCGTCGACGTCGAGGCCCACCAGTTCCCCCACGCGGATCCCGGTGGCGTAGAGGAGTTCGAGGAGGGCTGTGTCCCGCAGACCGACGGGCGTGGTCTCCCCCGGTTCCTCGTGACCGCCGTCGAGCACGGCCGCTGCCTCCTCGACCCGCAGCACCGAGGGCAGGGACTTCGCACGCTTGGGCGAGAGCAGGAGCGAGCCGGCGTCGGTCTCGGTGCGGCCGGTGCGGCGCAGCCACGCGGTGAAGACCCGTACCGCGCTGGCCCGACGCGCCATCGTGCTGCGCGCCTTGCCGCGGGTCTGCAGGTTGGCCAGCCAACTGCGGAGCACCGCGAGGTCGATCGCGGCCACCTCGGTGACGCCGAGACGGGCAGCGTGCTCGAGCATCCCGGTGACGTCGAGGAGGTAGGCACGCACCGTGTGCTCGGAGAGGTTCCGCTCGATCGCCAGATGTCGTTCGAACTCGCCGAGCAGGGCCGCCGTCGCCTCGTCGACGAGGCGGTCTTCGGGGCCGTCGTCGAGGGAGCCTGCGCTCTCGTCCGGCTCGGTGTAATTCACCTGCACATCCTAGGCACGCCGGCTCCCCGGATCGGTTCACCCGTGCCGGCCCAGACGCCACCCCTCCCCTTCTTGGACGACCCATCCGTGGGCGCCGAGGCGGAGCAGCGCTCCCTGCACCTCCCGGATCCCGATGCCTGCCGCCCGGGCCAGCGCCGGTGCGTCCACGACGTCCACGGCCGGGAACGCCTCCAGCACCTGCTTCTGTCGCCACGGGAGCCGGTCACGCGGAATCGTCTCGCCGTGGCGGGCGTCGGTGAGGTGCTCCCCCGGACGTCCGACGTACTCCAGGACGTCCTCGCCACAGGTGACCAGGTGGGCCCGCCCCAACCGCAGCCGTTCGTGGACGCCCTGGGACTGGGCACTGGTGACCGGCCCCGGGACACCGAGCAACGGACGGTTGAGCCGTTCACACCACGTCGCCGTGCTGAGCGCGCCCGAGCGGAGAGCTGCCTCCGCCACCACGGTCACCTCCGACAGTGCTGCGATCACTCGGTTGCGGGACAGGAACCTGATCCGGGTCGGTTCCCGTCCCGGGGCGGCCTCGGAGACCACCGCGCCCACGTCCAGGACGTGCTCGACCAGAGCCCGGTTGGCGGCCGGGTAGATCCGGTCGACGCCGCAGGCCAGCACCGCCACGGTGGCCCCGTTGCCTGCCAGTGCGCCCCGATGCGCGGCCTGGTCGATGCCCAACGCGGCTCCGGAGACCACCGCGCTCCCGGCCCGAGCCACGGCGTGTGCGATCTCGGCCGCGACCTGGGTGCCGTACGTGGTGGCCGAACGGGAGCCCACGACTGCCACCGAGCGGGTGAGGCCGGCGAGGTCGAGCGGTCCCCGGACCCACAGCCCGACAGGGACTCCCCCACGTTCGTTCAGCACCGGCGCGTCGCGCAGGG
Protein-coding regions in this window:
- the rpsB gene encoding 30S ribosomal protein S2 — translated: MAVVTMRQLLDSGVHFGHQTRRWNPKMKRFILTERNGIYIIDLQQSLGYIDRAYAFVKETVAKGGQIMFVGTKKQAQEAIAEQATRVGMPYVNQRWLGGMLTNFQTVATRIARLKELDEIDFDDVASSSRTKKELLQMRRERDKLNKSLGGIREMSRVPAAIWIVDTNKEHLAVEEARKLRIPIIGILDTNCDPDTVDFPIPGNDDAIRAVGLLTRVIADAAAEGLIARSGGKGAPAEPLAEWEAEILAGEAAEAPAAEAPAVEAEVAAEAPAEAAAESN
- a CDS encoding M23 family metallopeptidase, with product MTRPARLRSPVPLALACAVLLGGPPAEAVPERAVGSWPLTGRPTLVEPFRAPDVRWGTGHRGVDLLGVAGQPVHAALSGTVVFAGVVAGVPGVSLQHDDGTRSTYQPVVTTLRVGDVVRRGKQVGTLTPVGSHCAPMLCLHWGLRTGTGRDLVYLDPLTLVAVPRVRLLPLTG
- a CDS encoding tyrosine recombinase XerC gives rise to the protein MNYTEPDESAGSLDDGPEDRLVDEATAALLGEFERHLAIERNLSEHTVRAYLLDVTGMLEHAARLGVTEVAAIDLAVLRSWLANLQTRGKARSTMARRASAVRVFTAWLRRTGRTETDAGSLLLSPKRAKSLPSVLRVEEAAAVLDGGHEEPGETTPVGLRDTALLELLYATGIRVGELVGLDVDDVDDERRVVRVMGKGSKERTVPFGLPAARALQLWRTQGRPALATHRSGPALFLGARGGRLDQRVVRDLVHRRVAAVPGAPDMGPHGFRHTAATHLLEGGADLRSVQELLGHASLSTTQIYTHVSTDRLRTAYRQAHPRA
- the dprA gene encoding DNA-processing protein DprA codes for the protein MSALDERLARVALNWLTEPGDPRVARLVEDLGAVRVHEHLLAERDVHGLHTDVAARLEGFDVHRHLDEAEKTGARFVVPGEEEWPTRLDALRDAPVLNERGGVPVGLWVRGPLDLAGLTRSVAVVGSRSATTYGTQVAAEIAHAVARAGSAVVSGAALGIDQAAHRGALAGNGATVAVLACGVDRIYPAANRALVEHVLDVGAVVSEAAPGREPTRIRFLSRNRVIAALSEVTVVAEAALRSGALSTATWCERLNRPLLGVPGPVTSAQSQGVHERLRLGRAHLVTCGEDVLEYVGRPGEHLTDARHGETIPRDRLPWRQKQVLEAFPAVDVVDAPALARAAGIGIREVQGALLRLGAHGWVVQEGEGWRLGRHG